ACTGGTTTTTTCCAGTGGCATTTACAGTGATCTGAAAACAAAGAAGATGTGTTGTCATGTCTTGGTTGTCTCTCCAGGCCATGAGAACTCTCTCTTAGATCTGTTCCATCTGAATCATTTCACTCTATTTGCCTCTTGAACCAGGGGTTTACACTGTCAGCATAGATGCAGAGCATCAGAAGGTCACGGTCTCAGGGGATGTGGACTCCAATGCCCTGATCAAGAAGCTGGCAAGATCAGGGAAGCACGCGGAGGTGTGGCCTCAGAAGACCAACAACCAAAGCAGCAAGCCCAACCAGCAACAACAACAAGGGAAAGATGGGAACAAGAACAACAAAGGCCAAGGCCAGGGTGGCCAAGCCAACCAAGCCCTCATACAAGGTCTTAGAGAATTCAAGAACCAGCACAACCGCATGGAGCCCTTGAGTTCGGATGACGAAGAAttcgatgatgattttgatgaggaagaagatgatgagcTTGGGTTTCTTGGTGAAAAGATGAAGCAACTTAACATATCAAAACAGGCAAACAATGCGGTGACCGCAGCAACAGCAGCTGGTGCCAAGAAAAATGGCGGCAACAACAACATCGGAGGAGGGAAGAAGGTCGGAGGAAATCCTAATCAAGCCATTGGCTTGAAAGGTCCAAATGGGTCAGAACCCAAAGGCTCGTATACTGCATCTGACAACAAGATGGTCAATGGTGCTCCCTTGTGTGGTGGTAATCAAAGTGCAGTTGCAGGCCCCCCACCACCAGGACTCGGTGGGAGTCATGGCTTGGGATTACATCAAGCTCAGCAACAGCCAGGGGCTACCTTCCCTGCAGGTTTCCCCGCAAATGGTAATGGTGGGTTTGGGGTGAGCCACCAGCAATCACCTCTGATGATGAACCTACAGGGACAGGGGTATCAGAACCAGACCCCATCCACGATGATGAACTTGAGGGGGATCAaccacagcagcagcaacaacatgcTGATGAATGAGAGCAGGTACATGCAGCCCCAAGTGATGTACAATAGGTCACCTCAAATCCCTCCCTACACTGCCTACTACTATCCCTGCCCCTACTACCAGAGTCCCTATGTGAGCCACCACCACTCGGACACTGGTCTCAGCGATGAGAACACAAGTAGCTGCGTGGTAATGTAAGAGACTATTGTGTCTTAGAATCAGTAGGGGTGTGAGGGAATGTGATCGAAGTCTGCAGCATTTCCTGTGCATTTGGCTTTTTCTGTTGGTTAAGTTTGGTCTGAATGGCTTAAATGTTAGGGGGGTGTTTGATACTCATGGCAGCCCCAGAATATTTACTTCATGCAGTTATTGATGCAATGCCATCCTGTCCTGTCTCCTGTCTCTGTATTAATGCTGACTACTATGTTTAATTTATGGGGTCTGGAGTTTTGTGCTTGTGGGAGTCGAGGAACTGTGTCATGCCCATTCGACATGCATTTTGAATTGATTGTTCACTGGAAGAGGGGAGTCAAACTTGGGTTTACTCCCAGGCTTTGTCCCATGCCTTTTAGTACAAGGGATATGATGACAGGTGGGAGGTGGGGATTTCAACAGCTCATGTGACTGTGTTGTTAGCTAAGAACATGATTAGTATTAGTGGATAAGCTAGTGAACCATGAATTGAAGTATTAGATAGAGGAAGAGAGAAGGAATGTGCATACCTGGATTGTTACAGTTGATCTTTTGTATGGCATTGCATCAGCTAACAAGCATATCAGATACTGGCTTTGCTAATTTCTTGACTCCACAGTCTCTCTATTCTCATCAAGGAAAAGCTGACTTCCTAAACCAAGGATGACA
The window above is part of the Musa acuminata AAA Group cultivar baxijiao chromosome BXJ1-1, Cavendish_Baxijiao_AAA, whole genome shotgun sequence genome. Proteins encoded here:
- the LOC103990121 gene encoding heavy metal-associated isoprenylated plant protein 37; this translates as MNKSEEFKLLKIQTVILKVHIHCDGCKRQVKKLLQRIEGVYTVSIDAEHQKVTVSGDVDSNALIKKLARSGKHAEVWPQKTNNQSSKPNQQQQQGKDGNKNNKGQGQGGQANQALIQGLREFKNQHNRMEPLSSDDEEFDDDFDEEEDDELGFLGEKMKQLNISKQANNAVTAATAAGAKKNGGNNNIGGGKKVGGNPNQAIGLKGPNGSEPKGSYTASDNKMVNGAPLCGGNQSAVAGPPPPGLGGSHGLGLHQAQQQPGATFPAGFPANGNGGFGVSHQQSPLMMNLQGQGYQNQTPSTMMNLRGINHSSSNNMLMNESRYMQPQVMYNRSPQIPPYTAYYYPCPYYQSPYVSHHHSDTGLSDENTSSCVVM